A window of the Gossypium hirsutum isolate 1008001.06 chromosome A05, Gossypium_hirsutum_v2.1, whole genome shotgun sequence genome harbors these coding sequences:
- the LOC107959516 gene encoding serine/threonine-protein kinase-like protein CCR4, translating to MGFFFCKSHHFSLFLFSFLCFAAFTFSLSTVSISETSNLTIVCALVPSNGSLQLYSLNCSTFPILDIIETPFSSNYLFSGIVSGDGFLCGLRPSSSSSNVSVMCCWRFSSNGSTLVFKRIYRGSVLNQLEAGNTHICGLNQTNALECWQWPEFNQTGGVQNFSDIAVGEGFVCGLSEDGTTLRFLRNFTGITDRDTIGGNYSVIAAGFRHVCAINSDNDLECWPNRTTVGDMPQGKFNSLALGLNRSCALRINGTVVCWGMKNFRLPLELEGLEFITIKAKRNIFCGVLTFNYSLFCWGDSNFSPNHMVFSKVLPGPCRNECPYGSLLGSGSLCSNGRSICQSRPPMPTTPALPPSPSPQPQNRSTNNDLNGRLIAFLVVGCVGSSLFLLVVGFFVFRYCKDRVCRVHDSGRLDETGAPANGDPESNHPQTPQAPPAVLEKRLSQLTSMGTTGRLEEFSFEDLVQATNNFSEDHKIGNGSFGSVYYATLDDGREVAIKRAETTSTSSYAIGTRRQEDKDDAFVNELEYLSRVHHKNLVRLWGFYEDSSERILIYEYMNNGTLHDHLHKLQNSPFTSWAIRLKIALDAARGIEYLHEYAVPQIIHRDIKSANILLDTNWTAKVSDFGLSLMGPGDEESHLSLRAAGTVGYMDPEYYRLQQLSTKSDVYSFGIVLLELLSGYKAIHRNENGAPRNVVDFVVPYILRDEIHRVLDPNVPPPTPFEIEAVAYVGYLAADCVRPEGRDRPSMTEIVNNLEKALTACLIPRALSRSTTHSST from the coding sequence ATGGGTTTTTTCTTTTGTAAATCCCACCACTTTTCCCTcttcttattttcctttctttgtttTGCTGCTTTCACCTTTTCTTTATCCACTGTTTCAATCTCTGAAACTTCCAACCTCACAATTGTTTGCGCTTTAGTACCCTCCAATGGCAGCCTTCAACTATATTCTCTCAACTGTTCTACCTTTCCAATTCTTGATATAATTGAAACCCCTTTTAGTTCCAACTATTTGTTTTCTGGGATTGTCTCTGGGGATGGATTTTTATGTGGTTTGAGACCCTCTTCTTCGTCATCCAATGTTTCAGTCATGTGTTGTTGGAGATTTTCCAGCAATGGTTCTACTTTAGTGTTCAAAAGGATTTACAGGGGTTCAGTTCTTAACCAGCTTGAAGCAGGCAACACTCATATTTGTGGTCTTAATCAGACCAACGCTCTTGAATGTTGGCAGTGGCCTGAATTTAATCAAACAGGTGGTGTTCAGAACTTTTCCGATATTGCTGTTGGCGAAGGATTTGTATGTGGGTTATCAGAAGATGGAACGACGCTAAGATTCCTCCGAAACTTCACTGGTATCACTGATCGAGACACTATAGGTGGGAATTATAGCGTGATTGCTGCTGGTTTCAGACATGTTTGTGCCATCAATTCAGATAATGATTTAGAGTGTTGGCCAAACCGAACCACTGTCGGTGATATGCCTCAGGGAAAGTTCAACTCGCTGGCTTTGGGGTTGAATCGAAGCTGTGCTTTAAGGATTAATGGAACAGTTGTCTGTTGGGGGATGAAAAATTTCAGGCTGCCACTGGAATTGGAAGGTCTTGAGTTTATTACAATCAAAGCAAAAAGGAATATTTTTTGTGGagttttaacatttaattattcacTCTTTTGTTGGGGTGACTCTAATTTCAGCCCCAACCATATGGTTTTCTCAAAAGTTTTACCTGGACCATGTAGGAATGAATGTCCATATGGTTCATTGCTAGGATCAGGCTCGCTTTGCAGCAATGGTAGGTCTATTTGCCAATCTCGACCACCAATGCCAACAACGCCAGCCCTGCCACCATCTCCCTCACCCCAACCTCAAAACAGATCGACAAACAATGATTTGAATGGCAGATTGATAGCTTTTCTAGTTGTTGGTTGTGTCGGATCCTCCTTGTTCTTGCTAGTCGTTGGTTTCTTTGTCTTCAGATATTGCAAAGATAGAGTGTGTCGAGTCCATGATTCAGGTCGGCTCGATGAGACTGGTGCCCCTGCCAATGGTGATCCAGAGTCAAATCATCCCCAAACTCCCCAAGCCCCACCGGCGGTGCTCGAGAAGCGTCTGAGCCAACTGACCAGCATGGGTACCACTGGTCGCTTGGAAGAGTTTTCGTTTGAAGACTTGGTTCAAGCCACCAACAATTTCTCCGAAGATCATAAGATTGGTAATGGTAGTTTTGGTTCAGTCTATTATGCTACATTGGATGATGGGCGCGAAGTGGCCATCAAACGAGCCGAAACAACGAGCACTTCATCCTATGCAATCGGCACCAGGCGTCAAGAAGATAAAGACGACGCCTTTGTGAATGAGCTCGAGTATTTGTCCCGTGTTCACCACAAGAACCTCGTCCGACTCTGGGGATTTTACGAGGATTCGAGCGAACGCATACTTATTTACGAATACATGAACAATGGCACACTCCATGACCATCTCCACAAGTTACAAAACTCGCCCTTTACGTCATGGGCTATTAGGCTCAAGATCGCATTAGATGCTGCAAGAGGGATCGAATACCTGCACGAATACGCGGTTCCACAGATCATACACCGCGATATCAAGTCTGCCAACATTCTTCTCGATACAAACTGGACCGCAAAAGTATCGGACTTCGGATTATCATTGATGGGTCCTGGAGACGAGGAATCACACCTTTCACTGCGTGCAGCAGGCACAGTCGGATACATGGATCCCGAGTATTACAGGCTCCAACAACTGAGCACTAAGAGTGATGTTTACAGTTTTGGAATAGTTCTGCTCGAATTATTATCCGGATATAAGGCGATCCATCGGAACGAAAATGGGGCGCCAAGGAATGTGGTCGATTTTGTGGTTCCATATATTCTTCGAGACGAAATTCACAGGGTTCTAGACCCGAATGTCCCACCGCCAACCCCTTTCGAGATCGAGGCGGTTGCGTATGTAGGCTATTTAGCGGCGGATTGTGTGAGACCGGAAGGCCGAGACAGGCCTTCGATGACTGAGATTGTAAATAACTTAGAGAAGGCATTAACAGCCTGTTTGATTCCCCGAGCTTTATCTCGATCCACTACACACTCTTCCACATAA
- the LOC107959518 gene encoding GDSL esterase/lipase At1g71691: MAMAMAMAKLWMYCLLVCLGMALNNVASAQGENPFEPDGGKRREMVPAMFIFGDSLIDNGNNNDLPSFAKANYFPYGIDFNGGPTGRFSNGYTMVDEIAELLGLPLIPAYSEASGDQVLHGVNYASAAAGILDITGRNFVGRIPFDQQIQNFQTTLDQLADNLGAIEAAEALGKCIFFVGMGSNDYLNNYLMPNFPTRNQYDGQQYADLLVQKYNQQLRTLYNLGARKFVLAGLGRMGCIPSILAQSTAGSCSEEVNQLVLPFNANVKTMMNSLNANLPGARFIYVDIAHLFEDIVANARTYGFSVVNRGCCGIGRNRGQITCLPFQTPCENRDEYVFWDAFHPTEKVNIIMARKAFNGDPSIVYPINIQQLANL, encoded by the exons ATGGCAATGGCAATGGCGATGGCGAAGCTGTGGATGTATTGCTTGCTTGTTTGTTTAGGTATGGCGTTGAACAATGTGGCTTCAGCGCAAGGAGAAAACCCTTTTGAGCCAGATGGTggaaagagaagagaaatggTGCCTGCTATGTTCATATTTGGAGATTCTCTCATTGACAATGGCAATAACAACGACCTCCCTTCTTTCGCTAAGGCTAATTATTTCCCTTATGGTATTGACTTCAATGGCGGTCCTACTGGTCGTTTCTCTAACGGTTATACCATGGTTGATGAAATCG CTGAACTACTAGGACTTCCTTTAATTCCTGCATATTCTGAAGCTTCCGGCGATCAAGTTCTTCATGGTGTTAACTACGCCTCAGCAGCTGCCGGAATCCTTGACATCACCGGACGAAACTTT GTGGGGCGAATACCATTTGATCAACAAATACAGAATTTCCAAACCACACTGGATCAGCTTGCAGATAACCTTGGGGCAATAGAAGCAGCAGAAGCGCTCGGTAAATGTATTTTCTTTGTTGGAATGGGAAGCAATGATTATCTCAACAACTACCTTATGCCCAATTTCCCAACTCGAAATCAGTACGACGGCCAACAATATGCTGACCTCTTGGTCCAAAAATACAATCAACAACTAAGG ACACTTTACAATCTTGGAGCACGTAAGTTTGTACTAGCAGGGCTAGGAAGAATGGGGTGTATCCCAAGCATTTTAGCTCAAAGCACTGCGGGGAGCTGCTCGGAGGAAGTGAACCAGCTGGTTCTACCTTTCAATGCCAATGTGAAAACCATGATGAATAGCCTTAATGCTAACCTTCCGGGTGCAAGATTTATCTACGTCGACATTGCTCACCTTTTTGAAGATATCGTTGCTAATGCTAGAACATACG gaTTTAGTGTGGTAAACCGAGGGTGTTGTGGGATTGGGAGGAACAGAGGGCAAATCACATGTCTTCCATTCCAAACACCATGTGAAAATAGAGATGAATATGTGTTTTGGGATGCATTCCATCCAACTGAGAAAGTGAATATCATAATGGCAAGGAAGGCCTTCAATGGTGATCCTTCCATTGTTTATCCCATCAACATTCAGCAGCTTGCCAATCTTTGA
- the LOC107959519 gene encoding uncharacterized protein, with protein MGKTKKELLSKAPWRGDDHDNSNKFADAKLKVTNQPGSTPKMHVPHRKSAASRLDDDDSLEIDPELRYSFQRNFQFLQRVFSIDTVVKPLPPAMAYNVSRNLSFFTRIFTQFFDPEGIANAQKSLGLGQEEKARRVR; from the exons ATGGGAAAAACAAAGAAAGAGCTGCTAAGCAAAGCGCCCTGGAGGGGAGACGACCATGACAACTCCAATAAATTCGCCGACGCCAAGCTCAAGGTTACCAACCAGCCTGGTTCCACCCCCAAAATGCACGTCCCTCACCGTAAGTCCGCCGCTTCCCGACTCGACGACGACGACTCCCTTGAGATTGACCCTGAACTCCGTTACAGCTTTCAGCGCAACTTCCAG TTTCTTCAACGAGTTTTTAGCATCGACACTGTTGTGAAGCCTCTTCCACCTGCAATGGCATACAATGTTTCCCGCAACTTGAGCTTCTTCACACGTATATTCACCCAGTTCTTTG ATCCAGAAGGTATTGCAAATGCACAAAAATCACTGGGGTTGGGACAGGAAGAAAAAGCTCGTCGAGTACGTTAA